In Halorubrum trapanicum, the following are encoded in one genomic region:
- a CDS encoding response regulator — protein MTQDGNTKILVVEDDQSLAELYAEWLADRYVVETAYSGEEALEAFDATVDIVLLDRMMPGLSGGEVLTRLRQYESNCQVVIVSAVTPDFDIVKMGFDAYLEKPVEADDLEDVISQMLTRAEYNEDLQELFSLIERQSTLEAVMEADTLETSPKYQALTDQITELEDKVERYLQNLPDRDFRVAIERLQRTAAERREQQQYQSLTEDVLDTSQEGVIVIDRDGQVVWANETTEELLGVDRDDIQGSDYSRIASESYQEYPSGEQTLSDLVTHSLENMNSEVEAIVRIPETASKEQQWLEYWSGPIQTGLYAGGRIEHYHNITERYAYEQQLEDLHAVSRDLMTADSERSIGETVTTAAVGELGFEFAAIYTREENTGRLVPLAHASTEDVTEIDLPTISEGDTPVWTTYVTRTEQLAPDDEDVVDTRSSQWLAEEFSSWRLYSLESEGVLLVGMTTTPEISSRKNKLAKTLAANAASAFERTAQEAALRQRDQRLNEQNERLTRLDRINTLIRSISATVISANTREELEQEVCNALAHLDLISGAWIGKKDINTNTIEVRAKTDSLQYQKVGANDTPADDNTQRSNSTLPPTERAYRIERSVVESDLMTASSETEWEQDALKNGTNSIVAVPLQSEASILGVLEVHSKLPNAFAEEEVTALTELGQIIGHGISALRQKAALLSGGGTILEIQFEDDTGLATLVSDMETDLEVLNVVTESPDHLLFARVTGENVTPEAFEAAGFDPETVILSDSRNGIYCKVPVRNSSFCEKLTDQGVAINQITNASESNEIVVSVTVPFTVDVGEYLSSLREDYSDLTLLSKLDSERGETNTSLSARLDGALTARQEEVLQTALYAGYFNWPRDADSTSIAKTLDIAQSTFNQHLRAAESNLLTTLYQDSTEL, from the coding sequence ATGACCCAAGACGGAAATACAAAAATCCTGGTCGTCGAGGATGACCAGAGTTTGGCTGAGCTGTATGCAGAGTGGCTCGCAGACCGCTATGTTGTCGAAACCGCGTACTCTGGCGAAGAAGCCTTGGAAGCGTTCGATGCGACTGTCGATATCGTTCTTCTGGATCGGATGATGCCCGGGTTATCCGGCGGAGAGGTTCTCACGCGACTCAGACAATATGAGTCGAACTGCCAGGTGGTTATCGTCTCTGCGGTGACACCGGACTTCGATATCGTCAAAATGGGATTCGATGCGTATCTCGAAAAGCCCGTTGAAGCTGACGACCTCGAAGACGTTATCTCCCAGATGCTCACTCGTGCCGAGTACAACGAGGATCTGCAAGAGCTGTTCTCGCTGATAGAACGCCAATCGACCTTGGAAGCCGTCATGGAGGCAGATACCCTCGAAACGAGCCCAAAATACCAGGCACTCACAGACCAAATCACAGAACTCGAGGATAAAGTCGAACGGTACCTCCAGAACCTGCCAGATAGGGATTTTCGAGTGGCTATCGAGCGCCTGCAACGAACAGCAGCAGAGCGCAGGGAACAACAGCAGTACCAGTCCCTCACTGAAGACGTATTAGACACATCACAGGAAGGGGTCATTGTAATTGACCGTGATGGACAAGTGGTGTGGGCAAACGAAACTACCGAAGAATTACTTGGAGTTGATAGAGACGATATCCAAGGGTCTGACTACAGTCGAATTGCTTCTGAATCGTACCAGGAATATCCCTCAGGTGAGCAAACACTGTCTGACCTCGTAACTCATTCTCTAGAGAACATGAATTCCGAAGTCGAAGCCATCGTCCGTATCCCTGAGACGGCTTCGAAAGAGCAGCAGTGGTTGGAGTACTGGAGCGGACCGATTCAAACTGGTCTTTATGCAGGCGGGCGGATTGAACACTACCACAATATTACAGAGAGGTACGCGTATGAACAACAGCTTGAGGATCTGCATGCGGTTTCCCGCGATCTAATGACAGCGGACTCGGAACGTAGCATCGGCGAGACCGTGACAACTGCCGCAGTCGGGGAACTCGGATTCGAGTTTGCCGCGATATATACACGAGAAGAGAACACGGGACGCTTGGTCCCACTAGCACACGCATCCACGGAAGATGTTACTGAAATTGACCTTCCCACTATCTCTGAAGGAGACACACCAGTCTGGACGACCTATGTGACTCGAACGGAACAGTTGGCTCCTGACGACGAAGACGTAGTAGATACTCGGTCGAGCCAGTGGTTGGCAGAGGAGTTCTCGTCGTGGCGACTCTACTCACTAGAATCAGAGGGGGTTCTGTTGGTGGGGATGACCACGACGCCAGAGATCTCCTCAAGAAAGAACAAATTGGCAAAGACGTTAGCAGCGAACGCAGCAAGCGCATTCGAACGAACAGCACAAGAGGCGGCCCTTCGGCAACGCGACCAGCGGTTAAACGAGCAAAACGAACGGCTGACACGACTGGATCGAATCAATACACTGATACGGTCGATAAGTGCCACGGTTATCAGTGCAAATACACGAGAAGAACTGGAGCAAGAGGTCTGTAATGCTTTAGCTCATCTGGATCTGATTAGCGGGGCGTGGATCGGTAAAAAAGATATTAATACGAATACGATCGAGGTCAGAGCCAAAACGGATTCGCTCCAATATCAAAAAGTGGGGGCGAACGACACTCCAGCAGATGACAATACCCAGCGGAGTAACTCTACATTGCCACCTACTGAACGGGCATACAGGATTGAACGTTCGGTCGTGGAGAGCGACTTAATGACCGCTAGCTCCGAAACGGAGTGGGAACAAGACGCACTGAAAAATGGCACCAACTCGATTGTGGCTGTACCACTACAGAGCGAGGCTTCGATCCTTGGCGTATTAGAAGTCCACTCCAAACTACCAAACGCCTTCGCTGAAGAAGAGGTGACAGCCCTCACAGAGCTCGGTCAAATAATAGGTCACGGGATATCAGCACTCCGGCAAAAGGCGGCGCTTCTATCTGGTGGGGGCACAATTCTCGAAATTCAGTTCGAGGACGATACTGGCCTTGCAACTCTTGTTTCGGATATGGAGACGGATCTCGAAGTGTTGAATGTAGTGACTGAGAGTCCAGATCACCTCCTGTTCGCGCGAGTGACCGGTGAAAACGTGACCCCCGAGGCGTTCGAAGCTGCTGGTTTCGATCCAGAGACGGTCATTTTGAGCGACTCTCGAAATGGTATCTACTGTAAAGTCCCGGTGCGGAACAGCAGCTTTTGCGAGAAACTGACCGATCAAGGAGTTGCGATAAATCAAATCACAAACGCTTCGGAGTCCAACGAGATCGTGGTTTCAGTAACCGTGCCATTCACCGTCGACGTCGGGGAATATCTGAGTTCACTCCGGGAAGACTACAGCGATCTCACCCTGTTATCCAAACTGGATAGTGAGCGGGGAGAAACTAATACCTCTCTCTCAGCACGTCTTGATGGAGCTCTTACCGCCCGGCAAGAAGAAGTCTTGCAGACGGCGCTCTACGCAGGATATTTTAATTGGCCGCGGGATGCAGATTCGACGTCGATTGCCAAGACTCTCGATATCGCACAGTCAACGTTCAACCAGCATCTTCGAGCTGCTGAGTCTAATCTGCTGACGACTCTCTATCAGGATTCAACCGAGCTGTGA
- a CDS encoding HalOD1 output domain-containing protein, whose translation MAQSSPHRESEPTGWSTDSQIVREFDRPVRVSDAVIETLMEAVEDWPELSRSPPVFEFVDADKLDGLFKTRTVEETSHMPSVEFLFQDALVTVMYASTVRVIVERDA comes from the coding sequence ATGGCCCAAAGCTCTCCGCACCGAGAGTCTGAACCTACGGGATGGAGTACAGATTCCCAAATAGTGCGTGAATTTGATAGACCTGTCCGTGTTTCGGATGCGGTCATTGAGACACTTATGGAAGCTGTCGAAGACTGGCCGGAACTCAGTAGATCACCTCCGGTGTTCGAATTTGTTGATGCAGACAAATTAGATGGCTTGTTCAAAACTCGTACAGTCGAGGAGACCAGTCATATGCCCTCTGTGGAGTTTCTCTTTCAGGACGCACTTGTGACGGTCATGTACGCATCAACGGTGCGTGTCATCGTCGAACGAGATGCGTGA
- a CDS encoding PAS domain S-box protein, which translates to MSDGDAYTEHTPAGLLELSSELNQAGSIEDISVVAVRMLDLNFDAPLSAIWEYDEQENELCPIAESTEAQEVIGDAPILPPDSLAGRVYRQNRPEVFDDVHEADGTYNSDTPIRSEIIVPISDFGVLSVGATELNAFTQKDAELAKIVASNLEPAISQIRHLEELQAERDWTHTLFEGSNDAIFISDSDANFVQVNQAACQLTGYEREELLSMRIPDLHEEVDLHAYQDYHDQILAGEPATTDAKLLRSDDSKIDVEFSNRRIKRDGAAYMHTVARDVTEQRERQRRLESFKSAIENASDGIAILENEEYTYVDQTHAEMYGFEDQDELLGQTWRDLYTDAVEIERIEDEALSALRSDGEWRGTVTASPEGKREFPTELSLTRLEDDRIVCVVRDVSEKYRRQAELRENERRFESVFEDPEMLVALLETDGETIEVNETALNYVSNDKSDILGEPFWEGDWWSHSSDLQEDLKNWIERAAAGEYVSFQAEHPDQDGDSRFMTGTIRPVTGESGVESLVISSRDITPRERRRRELETFQQAVEDAKDGFAILEDGEYTYIDDTHVDMYGFDGTDQLLGDSWRMLYDEDEVERLESEAFPVLESEGHWRGKVTGSRPDGTTFPADLSLTIIDEGPLVCTVRDQTAQRERKRELELKEQAIDSSNVGVMITDPQREDNPIEYVNKGFTDITGYQEDDALGRNPRFLQGPETDPDEISKLREAIAAGEPVTVELKNYRKDGSEYWNRLSVTPVTDADGTLSKFIGIQQDVTGRRQRTRSLAEQNRKLELVLSGTDTGIAEWSLETDQISFDDTLVDLLGHDPDNYEEFVQIVAPEDRDRVRDSLERVGDINDLSADFRVIDANEQTRWIHTDAVLIPDDETGERLVAIATDITDQKRRIRQIQQERKRFEILSESLEEYAFVLLDDDGQIDSWNDGAADIFGYDEETAIGMPAAELHPEQDQKRGIADRLLKQASLAGESTHEGQRVRQDGSSFPAEVSYVPLQTEDGVFLGYGMVIRDLTNQRQQRRRTERFVEESVDVVSILDRDGCFTYLSGSAERVLGYDPTQLNQESVFDYIHPEDRERVMEAFFAAVEDSDSSVQLEFQAMDADDEWITVEARGRNLFDDEAIGGFLLYIRDISNIREQTKKFESVFNQTFQLTGLMTQSGEILELNDPFMEFGGIRVEESRGTPLWECPLFAHSSEVQTQIRQAVTQASSGSFVRFDVEAEGVDGLASFDFSIKPISSQHGELSFLVFEARDITAQEQRQQHVQVLHRIMRHNIRNDLTKVRGYVDLLASDTETDTREQRAATIRDILDKWEEMANKTQELQNILTSESALASYQSAQQIAQDIQAKKEDEYANANITITADHDLESQIPSELDKAISELVENAITANDTEHPSVQISVSQSDERWVEVCVSDTGPGLPEMEKNLLETGEETPLSHGQGLGLWMVRSLVTRAGGSISVETSGDGSEIRLEVPTQPAREDSEKPGIVS; encoded by the coding sequence TCTGTCGTTGCTGTCCGAATGTTGGATCTCAATTTTGATGCGCCTCTTTCGGCGATCTGGGAGTACGATGAGCAGGAAAACGAACTCTGCCCAATCGCCGAATCAACTGAGGCACAAGAGGTGATCGGCGATGCACCTATCCTTCCACCTGACTCTCTCGCCGGACGTGTGTACAGACAGAACCGTCCGGAAGTGTTCGACGATGTCCACGAGGCCGATGGCACGTATAATTCAGACACCCCGATTCGGAGCGAAATTATTGTGCCAATTTCAGATTTCGGCGTCTTGAGTGTCGGAGCTACTGAACTCAATGCCTTTACTCAGAAAGACGCAGAACTGGCGAAAATCGTCGCCTCGAATCTCGAACCTGCAATTTCACAAATCCGACACCTCGAGGAGTTACAGGCTGAGCGTGATTGGACACACACGTTGTTTGAAGGCTCCAACGATGCCATTTTCATTAGTGATTCAGATGCGAATTTCGTCCAAGTGAATCAGGCTGCTTGCCAGTTAACTGGCTATGAGCGAGAGGAACTCCTCTCGATGCGTATTCCCGATCTTCACGAAGAGGTCGACTTACATGCCTATCAGGATTACCACGACCAAATTTTAGCCGGCGAACCAGCAACCACTGACGCAAAACTGCTTCGGAGCGACGACAGTAAAATCGATGTCGAGTTCTCGAACCGTCGGATCAAGCGCGATGGGGCGGCCTATATGCATACCGTGGCGAGAGATGTGACGGAACAGCGGGAACGCCAGCGTCGCCTAGAGTCGTTTAAGTCGGCCATCGAGAACGCGAGTGATGGGATTGCTATTTTGGAGAACGAGGAGTACACGTACGTTGATCAAACGCATGCCGAAATGTACGGGTTCGAGGACCAAGATGAGTTACTGGGGCAGACTTGGCGTGATTTGTATACTGATGCCGTTGAAATCGAGCGCATAGAGGATGAGGCGCTTTCAGCGCTCCGATCTGATGGAGAGTGGAGAGGCACTGTAACTGCATCTCCAGAAGGCAAGAGAGAATTCCCGACCGAACTATCGCTGACACGCTTGGAAGACGATCGAATCGTCTGTGTTGTCCGTGACGTGTCTGAAAAATATCGGCGTCAAGCGGAACTTCGGGAGAATGAGCGGCGTTTCGAGTCGGTGTTCGAAGACCCCGAAATGCTGGTGGCGTTATTAGAAACTGATGGTGAGACGATTGAGGTCAATGAAACAGCGCTAAACTACGTTTCGAACGACAAATCCGATATCTTGGGGGAACCGTTCTGGGAAGGAGACTGGTGGTCGCATTCCTCGGACCTACAAGAAGATCTAAAAAACTGGATCGAACGAGCGGCTGCTGGCGAGTATGTTAGTTTCCAGGCTGAACATCCGGATCAGGACGGTGACAGTCGGTTCATGACGGGCACAATCCGTCCGGTTACAGGGGAATCTGGAGTCGAATCGCTCGTCATTTCTAGCCGTGATATTACTCCCCGTGAGCGACGACGTCGCGAGTTAGAGACGTTCCAGCAGGCTGTCGAGGATGCGAAAGACGGCTTCGCTATTCTTGAGGATGGAGAATACACCTACATCGACGACACACACGTGGATATGTATGGATTCGATGGTACTGACCAACTCCTCGGGGACTCTTGGCGGATGCTCTATGACGAAGATGAGGTAGAGCGTCTTGAGTCGGAAGCCTTCCCTGTTCTTGAGTCGGAGGGCCACTGGCGGGGTAAGGTAACCGGATCCCGACCGGACGGGACCACATTCCCGGCTGATCTCTCTCTGACCATCATCGATGAGGGCCCCCTCGTTTGTACTGTGCGCGATCAGACTGCACAACGAGAACGGAAGCGCGAACTCGAACTCAAGGAGCAAGCGATTGACTCCTCGAATGTTGGGGTCATGATCACCGACCCACAGCGAGAAGACAACCCGATCGAGTACGTAAATAAAGGATTCACCGACATTACTGGCTACCAGGAGGACGACGCCTTAGGTCGTAATCCACGTTTCCTCCAGGGACCCGAGACAGACCCAGACGAAATATCGAAGCTTCGAGAGGCGATTGCGGCCGGTGAACCGGTAACGGTAGAATTGAAAAACTACCGAAAAGACGGGAGTGAATACTGGAATCGATTGTCTGTCACGCCAGTCACTGATGCAGATGGGACGCTTTCGAAGTTTATTGGCATACAGCAGGACGTAACAGGTCGGAGGCAACGGACTCGGAGCCTGGCAGAACAAAACCGGAAACTCGAATTGGTTCTTTCTGGAACGGACACTGGTATTGCAGAGTGGAGTCTTGAGACGGATCAGATATCATTCGACGACACGCTTGTCGATTTACTTGGCCATGATCCGGACAACTATGAAGAGTTCGTACAGATCGTCGCGCCGGAAGATCGGGACCGTGTTCGTGATTCACTAGAACGAGTCGGCGATATCAACGACTTGTCTGCGGATTTCAGAGTTATTGATGCCAACGAACAAACGCGATGGATACACACAGATGCTGTTCTGATACCCGATGACGAAACTGGAGAGAGACTTGTCGCGATTGCCACGGACATAACGGATCAAAAACGACGGATTCGGCAGATTCAACAGGAGCGGAAGCGATTCGAGATCCTCTCGGAAAGTCTCGAAGAATACGCCTTTGTACTTCTCGATGACGATGGACAGATCGACAGCTGGAACGATGGAGCAGCCGACATCTTTGGATATGACGAAGAAACTGCAATTGGTATGCCAGCAGCAGAGTTACACCCTGAACAGGATCAAAAACGTGGGATTGCTGATCGGTTATTAAAACAGGCATCACTCGCAGGAGAAAGTACTCACGAAGGACAGCGAGTCCGTCAGGATGGATCGTCGTTCCCTGCAGAAGTCTCATACGTTCCCCTTCAAACTGAAGATGGAGTGTTCCTGGGATACGGGATGGTCATCAGAGATCTTACTAACCAGCGTCAACAGCGGCGTAGAACAGAGCGGTTCGTTGAGGAATCAGTCGACGTCGTGTCTATCTTAGATCGCGACGGGTGTTTCACCTATCTTAGTGGCTCTGCTGAACGGGTTCTTGGATATGATCCAACTCAGCTAAATCAAGAGAGTGTCTTTGATTATATCCATCCAGAGGATCGGGAACGTGTAATGGAAGCGTTTTTCGCCGCCGTGGAGGATTCCGATTCAAGCGTTCAGCTAGAGTTCCAAGCAATGGATGCGGATGACGAGTGGATTACCGTAGAGGCACGTGGACGGAATCTCTTTGACGATGAAGCAATTGGTGGGTTTCTGTTATATATACGTGACATCAGTAATATAAGAGAACAAACGAAAAAATTCGAATCCGTATTCAATCAAACGTTCCAATTGACGGGTCTGATGACCCAGAGTGGTGAAATCCTTGAGCTAAACGACCCCTTCATGGAGTTCGGCGGCATACGTGTGGAGGAGAGCAGAGGCACACCGCTCTGGGAATGCCCTCTGTTCGCGCATTCGTCTGAAGTGCAAACTCAAATTAGACAGGCAGTTACTCAAGCATCTTCGGGTTCATTCGTTCGGTTCGACGTGGAAGCAGAAGGCGTTGATGGACTCGCCAGCTTCGACTTCTCGATCAAGCCGATCTCAAGCCAGCACGGGGAGCTTAGCTTCCTAGTATTTGAGGCACGAGATATTACAGCTCAGGAACAGCGTCAGCAACACGTCCAGGTCTTACACCGGATTATGCGGCACAATATCCGAAATGATCTGACGAAAGTGAGAGGGTATGTCGATCTGCTTGCGTCGGACACAGAGACAGACACTCGTGAACAGCGCGCTGCGACGATCCGAGACATTCTCGACAAGTGGGAAGAAATGGCAAACAAGACCCAAGAGCTCCAGAATATACTCACGAGCGAGAGCGCTCTCGCTTCCTACCAGAGTGCTCAGCAAATAGCTCAGGATATTCAAGCCAAAAAAGAAGACGAATATGCTAATGCGAATATCACTATCACAGCCGACCACGATCTAGAATCACAAATACCGAGTGAACTTGACAAGGCGATTTCTGAGCTCGTTGAGAACGCCATCACAGCGAACGATACTGAGCATCCATCCGTACAGATCAGTGTCTCGCAATCCGATGAACGGTGGGTAGAGGTTTGTGTGTCCGATACTGGGCCTGGACTCCCGGAAATGGAGAAAAATCTCCTCGAAACTGGCGAAGAAACGCCGCTGAGTCACGGGCAGGGACTCGGATTGTGGATGGTGCGATCACTGGTGACTCGTGCCGGGGGATCGATTTCAGTTGAAACCTCGGGCGATGGGAGTGAGATCAGACTGGAAGTCCCCACCCAACCGGCTCGAGAGGACTCAGAAAAACCGGGCATCGTGTCGTAA